In Antechinus flavipes isolate AdamAnt ecotype Samford, QLD, Australia chromosome 3, AdamAnt_v2, whole genome shotgun sequence, a genomic segment contains:
- the CA5B gene encoding carbonic anhydrase 5B, mitochondrial isoform X3 — translation MVVLNNLKAFPCKLLWKMTQNQRSVPVRPCSLYTCTYKTRNRAIHPLWQSLDVVPGGDRQSPINIRWRDSVYDPCLKPLKIHYDPSTCLHIWNNGYSFLVEFEDSTDKSVIRGGPLENNYRLKQFHFHWGAINDWGSEHTVDSKCYPAELHLVHWNAVKYKSFEDAAMEENGLAVIGVFLKLGVHHKELQKLVDALPAIKHKDSLIEFGTFDPACLMPACPDFWTYSGSLTTPPLSESVTWIIKKQPIEVDHNQKEANHFILMLHR, via the exons ATGGTTGTGTTAAATAACTTGAAGGCATTTCCATGCAAGTTGTTATGGAAAATGACACAGAATCAGCGATCTGTACCAGTGAGACCTTGCAGCTTATATACCTGCACATACAAAACCAGGAATCGGGCCA tacATCCACTCTGGCAAAGCTTGGACGTAGTACCTGGAGGTGATCGACAGTCACCAATCAATATCCGATGGAGAGATAGTGTTTATGATCCTTGCCTGAAACCCTTAAAAATTCATTATGATCCAAGTACATGTCTTCATATCTGGAATAATGGGTATTCTTTCCTAGTGGAATTTGAGGATTCTACAGATAAATCTG TGATTAGGGGAGGACCCCTGGAAAACAATTATCGGTTAAAGCAGTTCCATTTTCACTGGGGAGCAATAAATGACTGGGGTTCAGAACATACTGTTGACAGTAAATGTTATCCAGCTGAG CTACATTTAGTACATTGGAATGCAGTTAAATATAAAAGTTTTGAAGATGCTGCAATGGAGGAAAATGGACTGGCTGTAATAGGAGTATTTTTGAAG CTAGGTGTACATCATAAAGAACTACAGAAATTAGTAGATGCCTTGCCAGCAATCAAGCATAag GATTCTCTTATTGAATTTGGAACATTTGATCCTGCCTGTCTTATGCCAGCCTGCCCAGATTTTTGGACCTATTCAGGATCTTTGACCACTCCACCACTTTCAGAATCTGTCACTTGGATCATTAAGAAACAACCAATTGAGGTTGATCATAATCAG aaagaagCTAATCACTTCATACTAATGCTGCACAGATGA